TATTGACTACCATTCACACATAGCAAGAAAAACACACCTAACATGGAAGGAAATTTATTGAGTAGTCCGGGAGTATATGAGGTGGGCCTCATGGTAGGTGGGACTCACCCCTATGTGAGAAAGGGGGAGTATACTCCCAGAGTACCCAATAATAACCCTCATCAAAAAACAACTATCAACTTTGATTCTAGAATTGTctgccccaaaaaaaaaaaatcggttgGCCAGTCCTCCTCCATAAACCCTTATATCCTACTCCCCCACCCCCTTCCCACCCAGCATGCTATCAAAACTAAACCCATATGGAAAAACCTTATATTGGTAACCGATGAAATTGATTTCATTAGTATTTACATGTCCCTCACACTTGAACAATGCGGAGATGGGGTCGTAGGTCTAGAAAAACTTCAACAAATACTACATTCCTAAACTCAAATGCAAATGCCAAGGCCTCTTTCGAGATGAAGGTTAGCGCACCCGAGTCTAATACGCACGGATGCGCCGTGCGGCTGTGGATGCGGCTGGACACGCGTTCGTgaccgaattttttttttctctttttccgaTTCGACCTGATACGGTCCGAACCATTTTGATGTCctagtttaaagaaaaattccTAAACTCATCTCAAACCCTAAATTTTTGTCactttattatctactattactcttaaattgatatatatatatatatatatatttaccatcatattaaaaaaatatgcttagaaatatatagaaaatataaatatatttaataatttattaataatcgTATCCTGCCACACCCATaccttactttttcaaaaattgtcaaGTCGCTGCACCagacccacacccacacccacacctgCACCCGCACCTAAATCCAAATCCGCATCCTATTTGCTAAAAGTTATTTGCTTTTTGTCTCAACTTTTTTgcaaataatcatttttttttgtaataataaaaaaaacaaaaaaaaaaaaaaactatatatctTTTGATAATCACCATGCAAACAAgttattggaaaagaaaaaacatttccCAAACAGATATTTAGTTAGTCAAGCTTTAAATTTAAGCACTTAGCTTTTCAATTAACCTAACTTATGATTATCTAGTTAACAGGTTTATCATTCACAAAATGTATTCAAAATTcaacaatatataagaaaagagGTACAAGAGAGGCCACACAATTTAAGCTTTAACAAAATGGTTGCCACCCAGTCATCAAATAACTAGGTGACAATATCATGCATGATCTTCCCCAAGCCATGTCTTCTTCTGCTCATTTTTCTTAGCAAGCTCAGAAACCAGTTTGTTTATTGTAACTACAATAGCATCCATTTTTTTCTCCACCTCTGCATTGGGCGGCTCCTTCAAAATGAGTGTAGAAAGATTTGAAACTTCCATTACAAGCTTTGCTACTTCATCTCCAAGATTGGAGTGTCCATCTAGAGCTACTTTCACATCATTCAACAACACAGTCACAACCCCATCCACATTAGACATCTTTTCTTCCAATCGCTGACCACTCCGGTGAGAATCAATCACGATCACAGCTCCAATAACAAGACTGAGTGGCCTAAATCCAGTGGATAATTCGCACTTGACAGCACCAACAACAGTAGTCTTGCTACGCAAAAGGAGATCTTCAGCCTTCCACATCGCCGCATCCTTTCCAACTTTAAATTtgtccaaatttttaattatacgATGAGATACAtcatccttttttcttttttctttttacaataaCAAGTAAATCTACAtaataaaaacacaatcaaGGGAAGTCAGTCTTATTAATACACATTATTTAACACAATCATATGGTTCCAATGTCGTATTCAACAATTAACAACAAAACTTCtacattcaaccaaaaaaaaaatcatattcaatGATCACCATCAAAACTGTCAAgtgcatttaatattcaaaacccacaaaaaaatccCCATTCTACAATCAACATCACAAATACATAACCTTACCTTTCTTTGAGGGACTGTTGCTTTGGTTTTAAGGCTTGACCACAGTAGAAACGTGCTAATGCCATTGACAATTTCTTGAACAACAGGAGCAAGGCCATAGGTGAGAGTTTTTTTTGAAGATGTAGAGAAATTTAGGGTTTAAGGTTGAGAGAAAACGAAATGAAAGAGTAGagaatttcctttttctttttttgagcaaaaaaagaGTCGAGAAATTTAGGGTTTAAGGCTAAGAGATGAAATgaaagaatagagaaatttAGGGCTTGGGCATGGGCTGGGCACTTATGATTTAGGCCTGGCTTGGGTATGAgattttcacatttttatttattattatattgtgCTCATTGCTAGTAACAAATTATCTAAAGAATCCTTTTGAGacttaaattaattttggacAAGTAATAGTCAAAAACACATTTGGACTAGTAATAGTTAAAACCATAGTTAATATGATTGGGAAGTCGGTAATATACATTATTTATCaggaagaaaaacaattaaaatcctaatttaactaggaaaaggattttaattgaacatataaaagcaaataaatcctaattccaCTAGGAATGATAAAACaacattaaatattaaaatattttcttctcccttaaatactctttatagagaggTTGATTGATGTTAtgtgttgattaataaaaacttgttagaaaggttttctctattattttgcctactagcctagtgttcttgtagaacttaggttttgtggaagagttgtagtaattgtgtgttacaGATTCTACTTCTACACGCCTACGCTGCATCAGGTTATAGTtttaagttacaaccaatttgtagctaaactttgtcaacCGACTTAAAAAGCTTCAAGTATTTTTTGGATCTCCATGGATCCTTCTATATACCAAGTCCACAATGTGAAACAAATAATTCTATGAGGAGACTCATCTATCATCCTCCTCCCATATTATCAAGAGCCAGATGCTGACAAAATCATTATGACTGGCATTGTGTATAGGAcaatatattgttttaattttgtacaCTCTAACCCTTGTATTTTTCCTCATTATTAGccatgaaaaattaaaatttgccacccttcaaacttcaaagggCTACAAGAAAATTTAGATGCATCCAGAATGACAAGTTCACTTTGTGTGGCCCAAGCACAGTAACTATGTAAGTCCAATAATTAAGGGCGCGTTCTTTAATTGACGGGCCTTCCATTTGGGCCCCAAAATGCCCAATGTCGAGAAAAACGCCATCCCTCTATGATGTTTCTACCACCAATATGGTCACAAATTGATTGGAGAGAGATATCTCAAtttccaatttggtccattcaaattaaattttactagTCTGAAAGAGTACAAACTATCATATCATTTATACACTATTAGATTTAGAAAATAAAGTCTACCCCGCAAATTGGACAAGATCAGACTAACATTACACATGCATACTGCTATATTGCAAAAGTAAAACAGGGAAATAGGAAGAAATGGTAGACTAAACAAAAGCATTTTAAAGCATCTTATAACCATGCTAAGCAAGCCTTATATGAGGAGCATACTATATGGCATACAAATGTTCAAAGGAACATAGACCTACTCGTACAAGAGACAAGAAAGACTTTAGTAAAGCTTCGTCTAAATGACATACTTAGACCATGGTATATTGGTACACGAATTTAACCACACACCATGAACCCGTAATGGAGAAAccttgttgaaaactgaaaagtttcACAAAATATTGAGATGTTCCTCATTCTAGAAAATACTACAATTCTCATACAGTTGGACACTATATGAGTATAATTTATAATCAATTTCAATATCCTTTCACCAAAATTTTAATGATCTCATTTTTGTTATCAAAAGATCTTTTCTGAAATCCCTTCTTTTCAGACAGGAATGATTGCGTGTGGTCTTCTCCCATGCCTTGTGAGAAAGAATCTTCCACTTGAAAATTGTCTCTTCATTGCAATAGGACTCATTACAAAATGCAACACCCGGTTTCGATGGCTAGACTTCCCATCTTCTCCTGCTAATTGTTTAGATGAGCTAGCCTCAGCGGAGCACTCTTCCACTTGAACATCTTCACCTTGATTCATGCACAAAATATCAGCAACAGAGACACGGCTTTGGCATAAAAGATCCATCGAAAACGATCTTCTAATATGCTGATATCCTCCATCTCTAATCTCAATTATGGTATCTCTCTCTTCTGAATTGCCCAAATCACTAAAAGCACGAAATGGGGACTTTGGAACAATATCACCACGCACACTTTCTTCTTCTGTAACTCCCCCTGCTATGTCTTGTGCAAGAGTTATATTTTCATTTGCCGGTTGGCTTATTGGCAAAGTTTCATTGGTTGAAGGCAATTCTGTCACCGGTGCAGGCAATGGAATCGGCGTAGCATTGAAAGACACTATATTAGCGCGACATAAAGGGCAATTCGCATGTGATTTGAGCCATGTGTCAATGCATGGGAGATGGAAAGCATGATTACACTTTGGCAAGAGCCTTATGCTCTCATCTTCTTCAAATTCACTGAGACAAACAGAACAATCAGTGCCTTCCACCAACCCTTCTCCTTTCTTGTACTTGTATACTGTAATAGACTTTATGAGAGCCTCATCTAAGCCAGTAGTTGCAATATGCCATGGTTCATGGAGAGACGGGTTGTGATTCTCTTCCAATTCTTCATTGGATTCATGATCTTCTCTGCTTCTTGCTGAGTCCGGGTTGCCACAATACTTGGATATTATGGTGTAGTAACTTACAAGAAGGAAAGCACTTGCCAAAATGCCAATGATTGCAATAACAAGAGGGGAGAAATTTGGACTAGAATTGTCATCAGGGAATTCAAAGGGAGGTGGAGGTGGGAGCATGAAGTTGCACCATTGGGGACAGTGAAAGCTACAAAAGCCTTGAGAACAGTCTTTGTTCGTATATGGTATCCaagtttttggattttctagAGTTCCCATGACTACTAGGAGTTCAACTTATTAACATTTTCTAAATcatgtttctcttttcttcctgCTAAGATGCAGAATATTCAAAGAATAAAATGGTATTTAAAACATGTAGAGAATGAAATTACTCAAAAGAGTTGCAGAAGAGGTTCATACTACAAactgaaattacaaaaaaatttccaaaacttACAAGAAATCTATAACACTTGTG
The sequence above is drawn from the Quercus lobata isolate SW786 chromosome 12, ValleyOak3.0 Primary Assembly, whole genome shotgun sequence genome and encodes:
- the LOC115972445 gene encoding RING-H2 finger protein ATL52-like; the protein is MGTLENPKTWIPYTNKDCSQGFCSFHCPQWCNFMLPPPPPFEFPDDNSSPNFSPLVIAIIGILASAFLLVSYYTIISKYCGNPDSARSREDHESNEELEENHNPSLHEPWHIATTGLDEALIKSITVYKYKKGEGLVEGTDCSVCLSEFEEDESIRLLPKCNHAFHLPCIDTWLKSHANCPLCRANIVSFNATPIPLPAPVTELPSTNETLPISQPANENITLAQDIAGGVTEEESVRGDIVPKSPFRAFSDLGNSEERDTIIEIRDGGYQHIRRSFSMDLLCQSRVSVADILCMNQGEDVQVEECSAEASSSKQLAGEDGKSSHRNRVLHFVMSPIAMKRQFSSGRFFLTRHGRRPHAIIPV
- the LOC115970063 gene encoding uncharacterized protein LOC115970063 — protein: MWKAEDLLLRSKTTVVGAVKCELSTGFRPLSLVIGAVIVIDSHRSGQRLEEKMSNVDGVVTVLLNDVKVALDGHSNLGDEVAKLVMEVSNLSTLILKEPPNAEVEKKMDAIVVTINKLVSELAKKNEQKKTWLGEDHA